A single window of Egibacteraceae bacterium DNA harbors:
- the rpsS gene encoding 30S ribosomal protein S19, with protein MPRSLKKGPFVDGHLSKKVEELNAKGDKRVIKTWSRRSDISPDMVGHTIAVHDGRKHVPVYISESMVGHKLGEFAPTRAIKWRGAGEKQQMRVKRGR; from the coding sequence ATGCCGCGCAGCCTCAAGAAGGGCCCCTTCGTCGATGGGCATCTGTCGAAGAAGGTCGAGGAGCTGAACGCCAAGGGCGACAAGCGGGTCATCAAGACCTGGTCACGCCGTTCGGACATCTCCCCAGACATGGTCGGTCACACGATCGCCGTGCACGACGGGCGCAAGCACGTGCCCGTGTACATCTCCGAATCCATGGTCGGCCACAAGCTCGGCGAGTTCGCGCCCACACGGGCGATCAAGTGGCGCGGCGCCGGCGAGAAGCAGCAGATGCGCGTCAAGCGCGGACGGTAG
- the rplB gene encoding 50S ribosomal protein L2, which translates to MALRKYKPTSPARRNMSVSDFSTITTDKPLKSLTKPNPKKSGRNSNGRITTRHQGGGHKRHYREIDFRRTKDGVPAKVATIEYDPNRSSHIALLHYVDGEKRYILAPEGLRVGDMVESGDGADIKAGNALPLRNIPVGSIVHAVEMRPGGGAKLGRSAGNRVQLLAKEGDRAALRLPSGEVRMVLAACRATIGAVGNAEHELVRDGKAGRTRWRGKRPSVRGVVMNPVDHPLGGGEGRSSGGRHPTNPQGKPEMRTRKKNKQSNRDIIRRRGKRRR; encoded by the coding sequence ATGGCCCTTCGCAAGTACAAGCCCACGAGTCCGGCACGCCGCAACATGAGCGTGTCCGACTTCTCGACGATCACGACCGACAAGCCGCTGAAGTCGCTGACCAAGCCGAACCCCAAGAAGTCCGGGCGCAACAGCAACGGGCGCATCACCACGCGCCACCAGGGCGGCGGGCACAAGCGCCACTACCGGGAGATCGATTTCCGTCGCACGAAGGACGGGGTGCCGGCGAAGGTCGCCACCATCGAGTACGACCCCAACCGGTCGAGCCACATCGCCCTGCTGCACTACGTGGACGGCGAGAAGCGCTACATCCTCGCGCCCGAGGGTCTGCGCGTGGGCGACATGGTGGAGTCCGGCGACGGAGCCGACATCAAGGCCGGCAACGCACTGCCCCTGCGCAACATCCCCGTCGGCAGCATCGTGCACGCCGTGGAGATGCGGCCGGGCGGTGGAGCCAAGCTCGGTCGGTCCGCCGGCAACCGCGTGCAGCTGCTGGCCAAGGAGGGGGATCGCGCAGCGCTCCGTCTCCCGTCGGGCGAGGTGCGCATGGTGCTCGCCGCCTGCCGGGCCACCATCGGGGCGGTCGGCAACGCCGAGCACGAGCTGGTTCGCGACGGCAAGGCCGGCCGCACCCGGTGGCGCGGCAAGCGGCCAAGTGTCCGCGGTGTGGTCATGAACCCCGTGGACCACCCGCTGGGTGGCGGCGAGGGGCGCTCCTCGGGCGGGCGCCACCCCACCAACCCGCAGGGCAAGCCGGAGATGCGCACCCGCAAGAAGAACAAGCAGTCCAACCGGGACATCATTCGCCGGCGCGGCAAGCGTCGCCGGTAG
- the rplW gene encoding 50S ribosomal protein L23: MQSPRDVIFAPVVSEKSYSLLDEGRYTFLVDPRSNKTEIKQAVEAIFGVKVASVNTMNRVGKTKRFGAHYGKRKDTKRAIVTLAEGESIDIFEAGL, translated from the coding sequence ATGCAAAGTCCCAGGGACGTCATCTTCGCCCCGGTCGTCAGCGAGAAGAGCTACTCGCTGCTCGACGAGGGCCGCTACACCTTCCTCGTCGATCCCCGGTCCAACAAGACCGAGATCAAGCAGGCGGTCGAGGCGATCTTCGGCGTCAAGGTCGCCAGCGTGAACACGATGAACCGCGTCGGCAAGACCAAGCGCTTCGGGGCCCACTACGGCAAGCGCAAGGACACCAAGCGAGCGATCGTGACCCTCGCCGAAGGGGAGTCGATCGACATCTTTGAGGCAGGTCTCTGA